TGCGCCAGCAGGTTCTGCGCATGACGAAGGCGGGCTGGCAGCGGCTGAGCACCCAGGACACCTCGTTCCTCCACTTCGAGCAGCGCGCCACGCCGATGCACGTCGCGGCCGTGGCGCTCTTCGAGGCCGGGCCGCTGCGCACCACCGACGGCGGGATCGACGCCGCCCGGCTCGCAAAGCACGTCGAGGGGCGCCTGCAGGAGCTGCCGCGCTACCGCCAGCGCCTCGTGTCCCATCCCCTGACCGGGGAGCTGCTCTGGGTCGACGACGCCCGCTTCGATCTCAGCTACCACCTGCGACACGTGGCCCTGCCCCGGCCCGGATCCAGGGCGGCGCTGCAGGAGCTCACCGGCCGCCTGCTCGCCCAGCCGCTCGACCGCAGCCGGCCGCTCTGGGAGATGTGGATCGTCGAATGGGTGGAGGGCGATCGCTTCGCCCTGGTCTCGAAGGTCCATCACTGCATGGTGGACGGAGTCGCCGGCTCGAGCCTGCTCACGCTGCTCTTCAGCACGCGGCCCGACGAAGGGATCCGGCCGGCTCCGGAATGGCACCCGCGAGCGGCGCCCGGCGGTCTCGAGCTCCTCGCGGACGAGCTCGCGCACCGGGCGCAGGGAGGCGCCGGGTGGCTGCGCTGGCTCGGGAGCGTTGCGGCGCACCCGGGTCCTGCGCTCGCGGGCGTGCTCCGGACCGGCACGGCCGTTGCGCAGGCGCTCGATGCAGCCCTGCGCCTGCCGGACCCGACGAGCCTGAACCGGCCGATCGGGCCCCATCGCCGGGTCGAGTGGTGCTCGCTCGAGCTCGACGCGGTGAAGAAGGTCAAGAACGCTCTCGGCGGGACCGTGAACGACGTGGTGCTGGCGATCGTCGCCGGTGCCCTGCATCGTTTCCTCGGCGGGCGTACGGCCTGGCCGGTCCGGCTGGACCACCGGGTGGTGATCCCCGTGAACATGCGGCCACCCGGCGATCCGGCACCCGTGGCCAACCACGTCTCGGCGCTGTTCCTCTCGCTGCCGGTCGCGGAGCCCGATGCGCGGCGCCGCTACGAGCGGATCCGCCGCGAGACCGAGCGGCTCAAGGCCTCGCGGGCTGCGGAGGGGATCGACGCGCTGGCGCGTCTGGCCGACGGGCTCGCCACACCGTGGGTCACGCGCCTCGGCGTCCGCCTCGTCGCCCGGCTGCGGCCCTACAACCTGATCGTGACGAACGTGCCGGGGCCGCCCATGCCGCTCTACGTGCTGGGTGCGCGGCTGCTCGAGCTCTACCCCCACCTCCCGCTCTTCGAGCACCAGGGCCTGGGGGTCGCCGTCCTGAGCTACGACGGGCGGCTCGGCTTCGGACTGATCGCCGACCGCGAGGTGGTGCCGGACCTCGCGAAGCTGGCCCGGGCGATCCCGGCCGCGTTCCGCGAGCTCGCGGAGCTGGCCGCGGCGGCTGCCGATGCACCTGGAGCGCCGAGGCCCGCAGCCCGTCGCCCGCAAGGCCGCGCCCGGCGAGCGCCCTGATCGCGATCAGCCGGATCCCCCCACCACGTCCCTGTGGGGGGGGCCTTCTTCCCTTGGTGACGACCCGGGGCCTCAGGGCCCCATCCCGGCGGCTTCCTCGACGCGGTGCAGGAGGCGCTCCTCGAGCGCCTCGTGGTGCTGGAAGGCGCGGGTCATGGCGGCAAAGCTGCGCCGGGCGGCCGCCAGGCTGCCCCGCTCGAGCTGGTCTCCGATCGCGGCCAGGGCGAGGCGGAAGCCGCGATGGGCCTCGGAGATGGCGAGGATCTCGGGCTTGAGGTCCGGCCGGAGCGCCGCGATCGAGGCGTAGTAGAGCCGGTCCTCCTGCTCGAAGTGCAGGTCCAAGGCCTCGGAGAGGGCGGCGAAGGCGTCGCGCATCTCCTCCGCAGCCCCGGGCGGAGCGAACACGGCGATCACCTCGACGAACAGCTCGTCGAGTCGGCGATGCTCGCTTCGCACCGTCTGTCCCACGGTGTCCCCACCTCGGCTCTGGTTCACCCCGGCTCCTCGTGTAACGGGTCGCGCGCCACTTCCCTATGATGCCGATCATAAGACGGGGAGCGAGTCGGTGCACAGCGGCAAGCCCATCGAGCCGGAGGCGGCCCTGCAGGGGGTGGAGCTCTTCCGCGTGCTGTCGCCCGAACGCCTGGCGCGGTTGCGGCCCCGCCTGCGGGAGAAGAGCTTCCAGCGCCAGCAGGTGCTCTACTTCGAGGGGAGCCCCGCCGACCGGCTCTGGGTGGTGCGCACGGGCCAGGTCCGGCTCTACAAGAGCTCGAGCGACGGCCAGCTCACGACCCTCGACGTGCTCGCCGAGGGCGAAGCCTTCGGCGTCCTGTCGGCGCTCGAGACCCACGTCTACCCCGCGAGTGCCGAGGCCGTCACTGCCGGCAGCGCGTGGTGGCTGCCCCGCGAGAGCTTCCAGCGCCTGCTCGAGGAGGAACCGGCCCTCAACGCCGAGATCCTGCGCATCCTCTTGCGCCGCTTGCGGGAAGCGCACGACCGCCTGCGGTCCTTCGCCCACGATCCCGCGCCGGCGCGGCTCGCCGCCGCCCTGCTGCGTGCCGCCGCACCGAAGGGCGAGGCGCACGTCACGCGCCGCGCGCTCGCCGAGGCCGCCGGGACCACGGTCGAGACCGCGATCCGGGTGCTGCGGCGCCTCGAGCGCGAAGGGATCGTCGAGGGGCGCGTCGGCTGCATCCGCATCGTCGACGAATCGCGCCTGCGCGAGGTCTCCCGCGGCTGAGGCGAGGCGCGCCGGCGGGCACGTGGCCGCCACCGCGGCCGGTGATGGCACGCCGCGACCCGCGGGGGGCCGCCGAGACGCTCGATGACAGCGGTGACATGATCGCCGTCATACGCAAGACACGGGGCAGGGGGCTATACGCTGCCCCTTGTGGGCTCCCCGCAGCCTCCGTGCGGAACAGGCACGGTGGCTCGAGGCTTCGGTTCGAGGCCTCGGTTCGAGGCGTCGGTTCGAGGCGTCGGGGGGGGGGCACGAACACTCGGATGGGAGGGTGAGAGAGACCATGGCCGATTCCACATCGGGCTCTACATCGGGCTCCACGCCGGAGCGCAGCACGCAGAAGCCCTGCGTGTTCATCCACGTCAACCACAAGCAGATCCTCGGCGCCATCGTGGGGGCGCACTCGCTGCGCCGGAACAGCGCGCACGCCGACCGCTTCGACGTGCGCCTGATCGAGACGAAGGACCACAAGTTCCTGCAGGATCGCGAGGGGCAGCCCTTCCTGCGCAACGGCGTCATGCGCCCGTGGCGGAACAACGACCTGCAGTCGTTCACGCCGCTGCGCTTCATGCCGCCCGAGCTGATGGGCTACAGCGGACGCGCCGTCGTCATCGACCCCGACGTCTTCGCCGTCGGTGACGTCTGGGAGCTCCTGTCGCGGGACATGCGGGGCAAGGCCATCATGTGCCGGCCGCGCAGCCGCACCAGCCGGAGCATCAACGGGCCGATGGCCACCAGCGTGATGCTGCTCGATTGCGCGAAGCTGGGCCACTGGAACGTCGAGAAGCAGTTCAACGACATGTTCGACGGCAAGCTGGACTACAAGGACTGGATCACGCTGCGCCACGAGGACCGCGACACGATCGGGCTCTTCGAGAGCCACTGGAACGACCTCGACGTCCTCACCAAGCACACCAAGATGCTGCACACCACCAAGCGCTGGACGCAGCCCTGGAAGGCCGGCCTGCCGATCGACTTCACGCCGGCCGACAAGTTCCCGCAGTTCCCGCCGATCGGGTGGCTGATGCGGGTCCGGCGCGAGTGGTTCGGGGACTACGCCTTCCTCGGCCGCTATCGCCAGCACCCGGACCGCAACCAGGAGAACTTCTTCTTCGGCCTGCTGCGCGAGTGCATCGAGAACGGCACCGTGACCGAGGAGATGGTCCGCGAGCAGATGCGTCACGACCACGTGCGCCACGATGCGCTGCGGGTGGTAAGGGAGGTTCCGCCCCTCCAGCAGACGATGGCGCTGCTGCCGGCCTAGCGGATGGCGCCCGCTGGCGAGAGCGCGGGTCCGACGGCCGACGCACGACGGCGGGCGGCGCCCGCCGTCGTGGTCGCCCAGGAGGACGGGCGGCTCGTCGCGCTCGACCCGGCCGCGCGCCGGCTGCTCGGGGACGCCCTCGGGCGGGAGTGCTGGCGCGCGGTCGGAGGCCTCGCGGACGCCGAGGGGCTTCCGTGCCAGACCGGCTGCGTGGGCGCGCTGCTGCGGCGGGGCAAGATGGCGTCGCAGCACACGCCGGTCCGGCTGCGCGGCGCGCGCCACCTGCTCACCTGCGTGCCGCTCGACGACGACCGGGTCGTCTGCGTGCTGAGCGCGAGCGCGGATCGACCTCCCGAGACGTGGCAGATCCTGAGCCCCCGCGAGCACGAGGTGCTCCAGCTCCTCTCCGAGGGCCGCACCACCGCGGCGATCGCGGCGCGGCTCGAGCTGAGCGAGGCCACCGTGCGCACGCACGTGGAGCACATGCGGGCGAAGCTCGGGGTGAGCACCCGGGCCGCGCTGGTGGCGCGTGGCTTCGCGCTGGGCTTCCTCGGTTAGGACCGGCCCGGCTCGTCGGGGAGCTCGAGCGGGTCGCCGGGCTCGTCGCCGGGGCTCGCGCGGCCCTCGCGCAGGTCGCGGAAGCGCGCCCCGAGCTTGCGCCGGACGGCCAGGAGGTGGGCCGCGAGCATCGCGAGGAAGAGCCACGCGAGCGCGGCGTGGGCCTCGAGGGCGAGATCGCCGATCGCGGCCGGGATCCGCGCGCCGAGCCACGGCAGGAGCCCGGTGAGGGCCAGGAGCGGCGTGGCGCCGAGCGAGAGCACGAGGTGGAGCTGCCGCCAGGCACGGGGATCCGGCGGGTCGAGGCGGCGCAGCGCGTCGCGGGCGAGCGGGCGCCCCGCCCGCAGGAGCGCCGCGAGCGGGACGAGCACGAAGAGCACGCCCGCGGCCCGGTGGACGAGCGAGATCTCGCGCCCGTAGCCGCCGACCAGGCCGGCGCGCAGGTCGGGCGCCTGGAGGAGCACGCCCGACGCGAGCAGCACCAGCGTGGCGGCGGCGTGGGAGCGGTGCAGGAGCCGGCGCCAGCCGACGGCGCTCACTCCTGCGCCCGGGTGCCGCGCACCGCGCCGGCCGGGCGCCACGCGCACGAATGCTCGGCCGATCCGGTCCGGGCGAAGGCGTCGCCTCGCATCGCGGAATCCATGCCGGTCGCGACCGTAGGGGTGCCGCACGCCGCTTCGATATGACGCGGGTCATGCCCCGGCCCTGCCGGCTCTCGTAGCGTGCGCGGCGAGGTCGGCGAGGCAGCGCGTTCGAGGAGGGGGACGTGGGCGAGAGGGCGAAGGAGCGCAAGCGGCGCGGGGTCCCGGTGGTCGGCGTGGTCGGCCGATCGGGTGTCGGGAAGACCTCGCTGCTGGAGCTCCTGATCGCGGCCCTCGAAGAGCGGGGGATCGCGGTCGGCGCGGCGAAGCACGCATCCCATGGGTTCCTGGCCGATCGGCCGGGCAAGGACTCGCACCGGCTCTACGAGTCGGGGGCCCGTGCCGTGGCGCTGCTCTCGGGTGAGCAGAGCGCCACCTTCGTGCGTCGCCAGGATCCGCCCAGCATCGACGCCGCGCTCGAGGCGCTGCCCGCCGATCTCGACCTGGTGCTGGTCGAGGGCTTCTCGTGGGAGCCGATCCCGCGCGTGGTGGTCGCCGGCCCGGGGCGCGAGCCGCGCAGCGAGGGCCTGACGGCCGGCGAGGTGATCGCCGTCGTGACCGTGCAGGGCTACCGCGAAGCGGGGCCGCCGCGCTTCGACGGGGCGGAGCTCGAAGCGCTGCTGCAACGGCTCGTCGCGTGGGTGGCCAGCGGAGCGGACGCCCCGGTCGCCGCCGACGCGAGCCCCGAGGAGGCGAGCCCGTGAACGTCCGCTACCTGGCCGGCCGGGACCCCGCGGAGCTGCTGGACCCCGCGGCCCCCTTCTGGAAGGACTCGCGACCCGAGCCGCTGCGCCTCGTGGGAACGCCGTCGAGCCTCCAGCCGACCGCCGCGGTACGCGCCGCCTGGCCCGACGCGCGGATCGGCGCGATCGGCGCGGTCACGGTCGACGCCGTGCACGACGGCACGCAGCTCGCCTTCCGGCTCGAGTGGGAGGACCCGAGCGAGGATCGTGCGATCGGCGACACCACGGTGTTCCCCGACGCCGCCGCCGTCCTGCTGCCGTCCGTGCCCGGCGCGCCGGTGATCACGATGGGCGCGCCGGGCGTCGCGGTGAACGCCTGGTACTGGCGCGCCGACGAGGAGCGCGCGGGCCGGCAGGTGGTCGCCGAGGG
The sequence above is drawn from the Deltaproteobacteria bacterium genome and encodes:
- a CDS encoding Crp/Fnr family transcriptional regulator, which gives rise to MHSGKPIEPEAALQGVELFRVLSPERLARLRPRLREKSFQRQQVLYFEGSPADRLWVVRTGQVRLYKSSSDGQLTTLDVLAEGEAFGVLSALETHVYPASAEAVTAGSAWWLPRESFQRLLEEEPALNAEILRILLRRLREAHDRLRSFAHDPAPARLAAALLRAAAPKGEAHVTRRALAEAAGTTVETAIRVLRRLEREGIVEGRVGCIRIVDESRLREVSRG
- the mobB gene encoding molybdopterin-guanine dinucleotide biosynthesis protein B; this encodes MGERAKERKRRGVPVVGVVGRSGVGKTSLLELLIAALEERGIAVGAAKHASHGFLADRPGKDSHRLYESGARAVALLSGEQSATFVRRQDPPSIDAALEALPADLDLVLVEGFSWEPIPRVVVAGPGREPRSEGLTAGEVIAVVTVQGYREAGPPRFDGAELEALLQRLVAWVASGADAPVAADASPEEASP
- a CDS encoding ethylbenzene dehydrogenase-related protein: MNVRYLAGRDPAELLDPAAPFWKDSRPEPLRLVGTPSSLQPTAAVRAAWPDARIGAIGAVTVDAVHDGTQLAFRLEWEDPSEDRAIGDTTVFPDAAAVLLPSVPGAPVITMGAPGVAVNAWYWRADEERAGRQVVAEGLGTTRTVDHELVRTHATWKEGRWQVVIARALRVDSKEPVAQLRAGESTGYAVAVWEGSRGERAGIKSYSGNWRELVLAPVA
- a CDS encoding LuxR C-terminal-related transcriptional regulator codes for the protein MVAQEDGRLVALDPAARRLLGDALGRECWRAVGGLADAEGLPCQTGCVGALLRRGKMASQHTPVRLRGARHLLTCVPLDDDRVVCVLSASADRPPETWQILSPREHEVLQLLSEGRTTAAIAARLELSEATVRTHVEHMRAKLGVSTRAALVARGFALGFLG
- a CDS encoding wax ester/triacylglycerol synthase family O-acyltransferase; protein product: MTRVITAAELRQQVLRMTKAGWQRLSTQDTSFLHFEQRATPMHVAAVALFEAGPLRTTDGGIDAARLAKHVEGRLQELPRYRQRLVSHPLTGELLWVDDARFDLSYHLRHVALPRPGSRAALQELTGRLLAQPLDRSRPLWEMWIVEWVEGDRFALVSKVHHCMVDGVAGSSLLTLLFSTRPDEGIRPAPEWHPRAAPGGLELLADELAHRAQGGAGWLRWLGSVAAHPGPALAGVLRTGTAVAQALDAALRLPDPTSLNRPIGPHRRVEWCSLELDAVKKVKNALGGTVNDVVLAIVAGALHRFLGGRTAWPVRLDHRVVIPVNMRPPGDPAPVANHVSALFLSLPVAEPDARRRYERIRRETERLKASRAAEGIDALARLADGLATPWVTRLGVRLVARLRPYNLIVTNVPGPPMPLYVLGARLLELYPHLPLFEHQGLGVAVLSYDGRLGFGLIADREVVPDLAKLARAIPAAFRELAELAAAAADAPGAPRPAARRPQGRARRAP
- a CDS encoding cytochrome b/b6 domain-containing protein, with translation MRVAPGRRGARHPGAGVSAVGWRRLLHRSHAAATLVLLASGVLLQAPDLRAGLVGGYGREISLVHRAAGVLFVLVPLAALLRAGRPLARDALRRLDPPDPRAWRQLHLVLSLGATPLLALTGLLPWLGARIPAAIGDLALEAHAALAWLFLAMLAAHLLAVRRKLGARFRDLREGRASPGDEPGDPLELPDEPGRS
- a CDS encoding hemerythrin domain-containing protein; its protein translation is MNQSRGGDTVGQTVRSEHRRLDELFVEVIAVFAPPGAAEEMRDAFAALSEALDLHFEQEDRLYYASIAALRPDLKPEILAISEAHRGFRLALAAIGDQLERGSLAAARRSFAAMTRAFQHHEALEERLLHRVEEAAGMGP